The Thaumasiovibrio subtropicus genome window below encodes:
- a CDS encoding MurR/RpiR family transcriptional regulator translates to MDQTLNLAELKLKIASRSPLPNSEQRVADFIIDNFEQIPYLGIEELAKRSSASKTSVGRFVQNIGFQGYSRFKQAIVLHIRETQLVTPTRIASRLAQSDVEEITAKGYLSELAASFQTTAELIDEDKFNLALSLMENRDNALYVFGPASSNGLVTYFTMLSRYVRKSVHHLTPDVSLLPHHLLDMRQDDVLFVISYYRYSDLAVKLVEWFHKRGGKVIVLTNNSVNPYLPYSDVQLLVESGSSGVFQSRIAGFAMVEALVNALTQRMGTPDRFESLEQILTDFDTFHQ, encoded by the coding sequence ATGGATCAGACTTTAAACCTTGCTGAACTGAAGCTGAAAATAGCGTCCCGTTCACCATTGCCTAACTCCGAGCAACGTGTCGCTGACTTCATTATTGATAATTTTGAGCAAATCCCGTACTTGGGCATTGAGGAGCTTGCTAAGCGCAGCAGCGCCAGTAAGACCTCAGTAGGCCGCTTTGTACAGAACATCGGCTTTCAGGGCTATAGCCGCTTCAAGCAAGCCATCGTTTTACATATTCGTGAAACACAGTTAGTCACGCCGACTCGAATAGCTTCTCGTCTTGCTCAATCGGATGTTGAGGAAATAACCGCAAAGGGGTATTTAAGTGAACTGGCGGCGAGTTTTCAAACAACCGCAGAATTAATAGACGAAGATAAGTTTAATTTAGCTTTATCATTAATGGAGAATAGAGATAACGCTTTGTATGTTTTTGGTCCGGCTTCTTCTAATGGTTTAGTAACGTATTTTACGATGTTGTCACGTTATGTTAGGAAAAGCGTGCACCATCTCACTCCAGATGTCTCATTACTTCCACACCACTTGCTGGATATGCGCCAAGACGATGTCTTGTTTGTGATCTCTTATTATCGCTATTCCGATCTCGCGGTGAAGCTGGTGGAGTGGTTCCATAAGCGGGGCGGAAAAGTGATTGTATTGACCAATAACAGTGTGAATCCTTACTTACCTTATAGCGATGTGCAGTTGCTGGTTGAAAGCGGCTCCAGTGGGGTATTTCAGAGTCGTATCGCTGGGTTTGCGATGGTAGAGGCGTTAGTCAATGCGTTGACCCAACGAATGGGTACACCGGATAGATTTGAGTCGCTGGAGCAGATACTGACGGATTTTGATACCTTCCATCAGTAA
- a CDS encoding DUF481 domain-containing protein, whose protein sequence is MAVSIRFLSLLVFSAAAFSGTPEVRDQPARPFASFQGTQPLINQNTITDNLTLPDDKDWIQLNSGEVLHGAIEELFHETLTFKSKDLGTVKIKLNKIARFYTPRHMAIFILDMGSLEGTLSLDGDVLSVNGGPGFKIDPDEIVSIHEVKSHELERWENKVTLSANFAQGNSDSLEINGKFSGERTTYRSRFRVNYNGLLTETDGETSAKNHRLTSSYDYYRHNKHVFRPIQIDLFHAPLQNIELQSKLSSQIGYEVFDVTKKSWELFIGPSWQWTQFDTVSEGTDETESSIGATISSQFELELNSTIDVSHNYDLTIASERTGGLIHRNVLAFSVELTDIIDLDIDFIWDHTSKPTPDSDNVRPEKNDYRLTFGIGLDL, encoded by the coding sequence ATGGCTGTTTCTATTCGTTTTCTCTCTCTTCTCGTCTTCAGCGCAGCGGCTTTTTCAGGCACACCTGAGGTTCGTGACCAGCCAGCACGTCCATTTGCGAGCTTTCAAGGCACACAGCCACTCATTAATCAAAATACAATCACTGATAACCTCACGCTGCCTGACGATAAAGATTGGATTCAACTCAACTCTGGCGAGGTGTTACATGGTGCTATTGAAGAACTTTTCCATGAAACACTGACGTTTAAAAGCAAAGATCTCGGTACGGTCAAGATCAAGCTCAACAAAATCGCTCGCTTTTACACCCCCCGTCATATGGCCATCTTTATTCTCGATATGGGAAGTTTAGAAGGGACATTGTCACTCGATGGTGACGTACTCTCTGTCAATGGCGGTCCGGGTTTTAAGATTGATCCCGATGAGATTGTTTCGATTCATGAGGTGAAATCCCATGAGCTTGAACGTTGGGAAAACAAAGTTACGCTGAGTGCGAACTTCGCTCAGGGCAATAGCGATTCTCTCGAAATCAATGGTAAATTTTCGGGTGAACGCACCACCTACCGATCACGATTCAGGGTGAACTATAATGGCTTACTCACCGAAACCGACGGTGAGACATCCGCCAAGAACCACCGTTTGACCAGTAGCTATGACTATTACCGTCATAATAAACATGTCTTTCGCCCCATTCAGATCGATCTCTTTCATGCGCCACTGCAAAATATCGAGTTGCAATCAAAACTCAGTTCCCAGATCGGTTATGAGGTCTTTGATGTCACGAAAAAGAGTTGGGAGCTATTTATTGGTCCATCATGGCAATGGACCCAATTCGATACGGTATCAGAGGGGACGGATGAGACAGAATCGAGCATTGGTGCCACGATCAGTTCTCAATTTGAGCTTGAGTTGAACTCAACGATCGATGTTTCACACAATTATGACCTGACTATTGCAAGTGAACGTACGGGTGGCCTCATTCACCGTAATGTTTTGGCGTTCAGTGTCGAACTCACTGACATTATTGATCTCGATATTGATTTCATTTGGGATCATACCTCTAAACCCACCCCAGATAGCGATAATGTTCGTCCAGAAAAAAACGACTACCGGCTCACTTTCGGTATCGGATTAGACCTCTAA
- a CDS encoding porin produces MNKKLLAIAVAAVTASTSAHALEVYNDDVNSFSVGGRLALSARFNDGDHELRNQSSRINFAFKRDLQNGWTAGALAEWGYDATANSSDDSHLSNRLGNITLQNDEIGHFTIGKAWSVHYDVAGKTDKMWIYGGDTAGNYTGISGDGGVHGTGRADDVIQYRHAFGGFSVAAQYQFAGDETVGDNVVWERKNGYQGAVGYQFDNGLGFSGVYAQTNFDDREDAEIYNLVASFQHDALYLAANYSESRFHDTSLDGVASSKGDALDKVRGVELFASYDINDFQLLAGYNSLEDQNSRAENTYATVGAAYFMGNMILATEYKMDIDLKDATGGDLKRNNELGLLVRYNF; encoded by the coding sequence ATGAATAAAAAATTACTTGCTATCGCAGTGGCCGCTGTAACCGCATCAACTTCCGCTCACGCACTAGAAGTGTACAACGATGATGTAAACTCATTCTCAGTTGGGGGGCGTCTTGCACTGAGTGCACGCTTTAACGACGGCGATCATGAGCTTCGCAACCAATCTTCTCGCATTAACTTCGCGTTCAAACGTGATCTTCAAAATGGTTGGACCGCGGGTGCGTTAGCCGAGTGGGGCTACGATGCAACAGCGAACAGCAGCGACGACTCTCACCTCTCAAACCGTCTGGGTAACATTACCCTGCAAAATGACGAAATTGGTCACTTCACCATCGGTAAAGCATGGTCAGTGCACTACGATGTGGCGGGCAAGACCGATAAGATGTGGATCTACGGTGGTGATACAGCAGGTAACTACACAGGTATCAGTGGAGATGGCGGCGTTCATGGTACGGGCCGTGCCGACGATGTTATCCAATATCGTCATGCCTTCGGCGGCTTCTCTGTGGCTGCCCAGTACCAGTTTGCTGGCGACGAAACTGTAGGCGACAACGTTGTTTGGGAACGCAAAAACGGTTACCAAGGTGCCGTGGGTTACCAATTTGACAACGGTTTAGGCTTCAGTGGTGTTTACGCACAAACTAACTTCGACGACCGTGAAGATGCAGAAATCTACAACTTAGTTGCGAGCTTCCAACATGACGCCCTTTACCTTGCAGCCAACTACAGTGAATCTCGTTTCCACGACACCTCACTAGATGGCGTTGCGAGCTCGAAAGGCGATGCACTCGATAAAGTACGCGGTGTGGAACTCTTTGCGTCTTACGACATCAACGACTTCCAGCTCCTTGCAGGTTACAACTCGCTAGAAGATCAAAACTCTCGCGCTGAAAACACCTACGCAACGGTTGGTGCGGCTTACTTCATGGGTAACATGATTCTCGCGACCGAATACAAAATGGACATCGACCTCAAAGATGCCACTGGTGGTGACCTGAAGCGTAACAATGAGCTAGGTCTGCTCGTCCGCTACAACTTCTAA
- a CDS encoding LysR substrate-binding domain-containing protein: MQKMHDLYCYATIETQREMMNIETKWLQDFLTLAERRNFSQAAVERNVTQPAFSRRIRALEGAMGTELIDRSKSPIELTPAGKQFRITARSIMSQVDEEISRLAGLSLLGGQAVQIAAAHSVATNLLPDIQIKVAEKTPEVTLNVEAVDVDDAIEALQQGECDILLAFHNQKLLSRPYQSHLLDQSHLHLVSATAQGTDDPLFNPASDVDVPLLAYSPGSFMGREVQKKTQGLKLKPVFSSSMSDLIKALVLKKQGVAWLPHYAIKQELANHSLTILSPEIFSIPIALYAYRYDTRLHPAGEKVWELLVSEKHLSTGHTASLPS; this comes from the coding sequence ATGCAAAAAATGCATGACCTGTACTGCTACGCAACTATCGAAACACAGCGAGAAATGATGAACATTGAGACAAAATGGCTACAAGATTTCCTGACCTTGGCGGAAAGGCGTAACTTTTCGCAAGCGGCCGTTGAACGCAATGTCACTCAACCTGCATTTAGTCGCCGTATTCGTGCCCTGGAAGGCGCGATGGGAACGGAGTTAATAGACCGCAGTAAGTCCCCTATCGAGCTAACGCCCGCAGGTAAACAGTTTCGAATCACTGCACGATCGATCATGAGTCAAGTGGATGAAGAGATCAGTCGGTTAGCTGGCCTGTCGCTGCTCGGAGGACAAGCGGTTCAGATTGCTGCTGCGCACTCAGTCGCCACCAACTTACTACCTGATATACAGATAAAAGTTGCCGAAAAAACACCCGAGGTGACACTCAATGTTGAAGCGGTCGATGTCGACGATGCCATTGAAGCGCTGCAGCAAGGGGAGTGCGATATTTTGTTGGCATTTCATAACCAAAAACTGCTTTCTCGCCCCTATCAGTCGCATCTGTTAGATCAAAGCCACTTGCACCTTGTCAGTGCTACTGCCCAAGGTACTGATGATCCATTGTTCAACCCAGCAAGTGATGTCGATGTGCCTTTGCTGGCCTATTCACCGGGGAGTTTTATGGGCCGAGAAGTGCAAAAGAAGACGCAAGGGCTGAAACTAAAACCGGTATTCTCTTCTTCAATGTCGGATCTGATCAAAGCGCTTGTGTTGAAAAAACAAGGCGTTGCTTGGCTGCCTCACTATGCCATTAAACAGGAATTGGCGAATCACTCTCTCACCATCCTGTCACCAGAAATCTTTTCCATTCCTATCGCACTCTACGCCTACCGCTATGACACGCGACTTCACCCAGCCGGAGAAAAAGTCTGGGAGTTGCTTGTCTCAGAAAAACATTTAAGTACCGGTCATACCGCCTCTCTTCCGTCGTAA
- a CDS encoding aspartate/glutamate racemase family protein translates to MTMSAERKLGILGGMGPLATVAFMQKIIELTDAVQDQGHLPMIVSNVPQIPDRTSAILNQGVDPFPMLKKHLNELESAHASLFVMPCNTAHYWHEKLSAQSKLASISIIDSVVNNIAERGLTKVGILATSATLSTRLYQSRLADEQVACVVPDGQAQEQVMAGIYAVKSGAYDKGSALLMDAFDRLRQQGAQAVILGCTEIPIALSALAKTHPEWCIDSIEVLAKACVNWYFGELNPQFEHAA, encoded by the coding sequence ATGACAATGTCAGCAGAGAGAAAACTCGGTATTTTAGGTGGTATGGGGCCCTTAGCCACTGTGGCTTTTATGCAAAAAATCATTGAGCTGACAGATGCGGTTCAGGATCAAGGCCACTTACCTATGATAGTGTCTAATGTACCTCAGATACCTGATCGTACCAGTGCCATACTCAATCAAGGCGTTGACCCTTTCCCTATGCTGAAAAAACATTTAAATGAGTTGGAAAGTGCGCACGCGTCGCTCTTTGTGATGCCATGTAATACGGCACACTATTGGCATGAAAAGCTGAGTGCGCAATCGAAGCTGGCGAGCATCAGTATCATAGATAGTGTGGTCAACAACATCGCGGAACGAGGTTTAACCAAGGTGGGCATCTTAGCGACGAGCGCGACCTTGAGTACGCGCTTGTATCAATCTCGCTTAGCAGATGAACAGGTGGCCTGCGTAGTACCCGATGGTCAGGCGCAAGAACAGGTAATGGCTGGCATCTATGCCGTTAAAAGTGGTGCCTATGATAAGGGCAGTGCCCTATTGATGGACGCTTTTGATCGTTTGCGACAACAAGGCGCACAAGCCGTCATTTTAGGCTGTACTGAAATACCGATAGCCCTGTCTGCACTGGCTAAAACGCACCCCGAGTGGTGCATTGACTCGATTGAGGTCTTGGCGAAAGCCTGTGTCAATTGGTACTTCGGAGAGCTGAACCCCCAGTTTGAACATGCTGCGTAA
- a CDS encoding methyl-accepting chemotaxis protein, translating to MGRRNQQVIDEEVTFNDELVSTTDLRGIITYANETFSRVSGYSIDELVGKNHNIVRHPDMPKAAFKDLWVQLEAGHSWRGAVKNRCKDGRYYWVDAFVTPIISQGKVVGYQSVRAPLQADVKRKAEKLYDKVNRGKRLTSIFSEFKYRLVAFFALALGLMALSFSMPWAALGIVLLPFLCFYSELFETPTFYQALTREYDSVSRLVFSGSQPHSIADYHLKMAAGKIKTIIGRVTDSCADLSQNVDTLEHAATKTKQGVDKEVSELGQVSTAVEEMVATIDEVAGNTASTSEKVKLANQDCAEAKSLMAAAMGSIESLSGEIDNSSQAAAELTDEAEKIGTIMSEIQGIADQTNLLALNAAIEAARAGEYGRGFAVVADEVRALSSRTNSATEQIQASISEIQTTLLRWSKVMELEKATAGDCVAKAEASQQAVDRVFSAVSDIADLAIQISTAAEQQSVVSHEISKSIVNVNDVSLHNAEQADVVNAQSAGVSERVDSLVGLGQTFTQK from the coding sequence ATGGGAAGACGTAATCAACAGGTCATTGATGAAGAAGTGACATTTAACGATGAGTTAGTGTCGACGACGGACTTACGCGGCATTATCACTTATGCCAATGAGACTTTTTCCCGGGTTTCAGGTTATAGCATCGATGAGTTAGTAGGGAAAAATCACAACATTGTTCGTCACCCAGATATGCCCAAGGCGGCATTTAAGGATCTCTGGGTGCAATTGGAAGCAGGTCATTCTTGGCGCGGGGCGGTGAAAAATCGTTGCAAAGATGGTCGATACTATTGGGTTGATGCGTTTGTTACACCCATCATTAGCCAAGGTAAGGTTGTGGGGTATCAGTCAGTACGAGCGCCTCTTCAAGCCGACGTAAAGCGCAAGGCGGAGAAACTGTATGATAAGGTCAATCGAGGCAAGCGACTGACGTCGATATTCAGCGAGTTTAAATATCGCTTGGTCGCCTTCTTCGCGTTGGCGTTGGGGTTGATGGCGTTGTCATTTTCAATGCCTTGGGCTGCATTGGGTATCGTGTTGTTACCGTTTCTTTGTTTCTATTCTGAGCTTTTCGAAACCCCCACTTTCTATCAAGCACTCACGCGGGAGTACGACAGTGTCTCTCGTTTAGTTTTTAGTGGCAGTCAGCCTCACAGTATTGCGGATTACCATTTAAAGATGGCCGCAGGAAAGATCAAAACCATCATTGGGCGAGTGACGGATAGCTGTGCTGACTTGAGTCAGAACGTGGATACCTTAGAGCATGCCGCGACAAAAACGAAACAAGGCGTTGATAAAGAGGTCAGTGAACTTGGCCAAGTTTCAACGGCGGTTGAAGAGATGGTTGCGACTATCGATGAAGTGGCTGGTAATACCGCGTCAACGTCAGAGAAGGTGAAGCTAGCGAATCAAGATTGTGCCGAGGCAAAAAGTTTAATGGCTGCCGCTATGGGGAGTATAGAGAGTTTATCGGGTGAGATTGACAATTCCTCTCAAGCGGCAGCAGAGCTAACGGATGAGGCAGAGAAGATAGGGACCATTATGTCGGAGATCCAAGGGATTGCCGACCAAACCAATTTGCTTGCGCTGAATGCTGCTATAGAAGCCGCACGTGCTGGAGAATATGGACGTGGTTTTGCGGTGGTTGCTGATGAAGTTCGCGCGCTTTCTAGCCGAACAAATAGTGCAACAGAGCAAATTCAGGCCTCTATCTCTGAGATCCAAACCACCCTGTTGCGTTGGTCAAAAGTGATGGAGTTGGAGAAAGCAACAGCGGGCGATTGTGTTGCCAAAGCAGAAGCCTCACAGCAAGCTGTCGATAGGGTGTTTAGTGCCGTATCTGATATTGCCGATCTGGCTATCCAAATTTCAACGGCTGCCGAGCAACAAAGTGTTGTGTCTCATGAGATAAGCAAAAGCATCGTTAATGTGAACGATGTGTCGTTACACAATGCAGAGCAAGCCGATGTGGTGAACGCGCAAAGTGCAGGGGTTTCTGAGCGCGTCGACTCACTGGTTGGGCTGGGGCAAACCTTTACCCAGAAGTAG
- a CDS encoding FAD-dependent oxidoreductase, producing the protein MTKIVIIGGVAGGASAAARARRLSEDADIIMFERGPYVSFANCGLPYHISGDIKERSKLLLQTPESFLARFNVDVRVMNEVVAIEREAKTITVKNLLDGSTYQEHYDFLLLSPGAAPVVPPIPGIDNPLTHSLRNIPDMDKILNTLNTNQVQHATVVGGGFIGLEMVEAFHARGITTTLLELADQVMTPVDREMAGFVHAEIRDKGIDLRLNTALSSVEFIATSGEETQGSLSLGLSTGDTLSTDLLIMAIGVKPETALAKKAGLKIGELGGIWTTPSMQTSDPSIYAVGDAIEEHDFVTGAPTLVPLAGPANRQGRMAADNMLGREETYQGTQGTAICKVFDLAVASTGKNEKQLQREGTDYEKVYVHTASHASYYPGAETVSFKMLFEPTSGKILGAQAVGKEGVDKRIDVMAVAQRAGMTVEQLQHLELTYAPPYGSAKDVINQAAFVANNIIKGDSTPIHFDEMDSLTDDQVLLDVRNPGELQNVGFIEGAINIPVDQLRDRMAELPKDKEIVIYCQVGLRGNVAYRQLVNNGYKARNLLGGYRTYRFAQA; encoded by the coding sequence ATGACAAAGATCGTAATCATTGGTGGCGTAGCGGGCGGCGCATCCGCTGCAGCGCGCGCAAGACGTTTAAGTGAAGACGCTGACATCATCATGTTTGAGCGTGGCCCGTATGTCTCGTTCGCCAACTGTGGCCTTCCCTATCACATTAGTGGCGATATTAAAGAACGCAGTAAGTTATTGCTGCAAACACCCGAAAGCTTCCTTGCTCGCTTCAATGTCGATGTTCGCGTCATGAATGAAGTCGTAGCGATTGAGCGCGAAGCAAAAACCATCACAGTTAAAAACTTGCTTGATGGCAGTACCTACCAAGAACACTATGATTTCTTACTACTCAGCCCAGGCGCGGCCCCTGTCGTGCCTCCGATTCCGGGAATCGACAATCCTTTAACGCACTCCCTGCGTAATATTCCTGATATGGACAAGATCTTAAATACGCTCAATACCAATCAAGTCCAGCATGCGACGGTTGTTGGTGGCGGCTTCATCGGCCTAGAGATGGTCGAAGCGTTTCACGCTCGCGGTATCACTACGACGTTACTCGAGCTAGCCGATCAGGTAATGACGCCAGTTGATCGCGAAATGGCTGGGTTTGTACATGCGGAGATTCGCGACAAGGGCATCGATCTGCGTCTGAACACCGCACTCTCTTCGGTCGAGTTCATTGCAACGTCCGGCGAAGAGACGCAAGGCTCACTAAGTCTCGGTTTAAGTACTGGTGACACACTGTCAACCGATCTCTTGATCATGGCGATTGGCGTGAAGCCAGAAACCGCACTCGCTAAAAAGGCTGGATTAAAAATTGGTGAGCTCGGTGGTATCTGGACGACACCATCAATGCAAACGAGCGACCCTTCTATCTATGCGGTAGGAGATGCTATCGAAGAGCACGACTTTGTCACTGGCGCGCCAACACTGGTACCGCTAGCGGGGCCGGCAAATCGCCAAGGACGTATGGCCGCTGACAACATGCTCGGGCGCGAAGAAACCTATCAAGGTACACAAGGCACCGCTATCTGTAAGGTTTTTGACCTTGCCGTTGCCTCAACAGGAAAAAACGAAAAGCAATTGCAGCGTGAAGGCACGGACTATGAAAAAGTCTATGTACATACCGCTAGCCATGCCAGCTACTACCCGGGCGCAGAGACCGTCTCATTCAAGATGCTCTTTGAGCCAACATCTGGAAAAATCCTCGGTGCGCAAGCGGTGGGTAAAGAAGGTGTCGATAAACGCATCGATGTGATGGCGGTAGCCCAACGAGCGGGTATGACGGTCGAGCAACTGCAACACCTTGAGCTCACTTATGCACCACCTTATGGCAGTGCGAAGGATGTGATTAACCAAGCGGCGTTTGTTGCGAACAACATCATTAAGGGCGATTCAACACCAATCCACTTTGATGAAATGGATTCATTGACGGACGATCAAGTGCTGCTTGATGTACGCAACCCAGGTGAGCTGCAAAACGTTGGGTTTATTGAAGGGGCAATCAACATTCCAGTCGACCAACTGCGTGATCGAATGGCTGAGCTGCCTAAGGACAAAGAGATTGTCATTTACTGCCAGGTCGGCTTACGCGGCAACGTTGCCTATCGTCAACTTGTTAACAACGGCTATAAAGCACGCAACCTTTTAGGGGGCTATCGCACTTATCGGTTTGCTCAAGCGTAA
- a CDS encoding ArsR/SmtB family transcription factor, translating to MREHAEAVSDLLKSMAHPERLMVLCQLTKEEVSAGQLQQSSGLSQSAFSQHLAILRQHQLVKVRKVSQQVFYSLADDKSRAVIEALQQVFCADVASTQQTRKEDDGC from the coding sequence ATGCGTGAACATGCGGAGGCTGTCTCTGACTTGTTGAAGTCAATGGCTCATCCTGAAAGGTTAATGGTGCTGTGCCAATTAACCAAAGAAGAGGTCTCCGCAGGGCAGCTCCAACAGAGTAGTGGCCTAAGTCAATCTGCGTTTTCTCAGCATCTTGCCATTTTGCGTCAGCACCAATTGGTGAAGGTGAGAAAAGTGTCTCAACAGGTGTTCTACTCTTTGGCTGATGATAAAAGTAGAGCAGTGATCGAAGCACTTCAGCAGGTCTTTTGCGCCGATGTCGCATCAACGCAGCAAACTCGAAAGGAGGATGATGGATGCTGA
- a CDS encoding YeeE/YedE family protein — protein MLSGIPWESLLGGMLLGVSASLLLMMNGRIAGISGIVSGLFKWANDDVAWRVFFILGMVSAGVLAFWAGYAYPSLDVATEGALGHIVIAGLLVGAGTTLGNGCTSGHGICGIGRLSKRSIVATAVFMGVAMITVFVRLHVL, from the coding sequence ATGCTGAGTGGAATTCCTTGGGAATCATTACTAGGCGGTATGTTGCTAGGTGTGTCTGCAAGCTTGCTGCTGATGATGAATGGTCGGATTGCGGGTATTAGTGGCATTGTGTCTGGTTTATTTAAGTGGGCTAATGACGATGTTGCTTGGCGAGTGTTTTTTATTCTAGGCATGGTATCAGCAGGCGTTTTAGCGTTCTGGGCAGGGTATGCTTATCCAAGCTTAGATGTCGCTACAGAGGGAGCGCTAGGGCATATTGTTATCGCCGGCCTATTGGTTGGAGCCGGAACAACACTGGGGAATGGTTGCACAAGTGGCCATGGGATTTGTGGGATCGGACGCCTTTCAAAACGCTCTATAGTAGCAACCGCTGTGTTCATGGGAGTCGCCATGATCACTGTGTTTGTTCGTCTGCATGTATTGTAA
- a CDS encoding YeeE/YedE family protein: MLHRMVSLVAGLLFGLGMMISGMVDPQNVIAFLDITGQWDPSLAFVMGGALMVFMPVYFLIIRRQAAPICGSRFAMSNNTVIDRRLLLGAALFGIGWGIAGICPGPAVTALGSVDVGIAMFIASMLLGQRIANRIPPLQRDVMKPAKGSD; this comes from the coding sequence ATGTTGCATCGGATGGTTTCTTTAGTTGCAGGCCTATTGTTTGGATTGGGTATGATGATCTCTGGTATGGTCGACCCTCAGAACGTCATTGCCTTTCTAGATATTACCGGGCAATGGGATCCAAGCTTGGCGTTCGTGATGGGTGGTGCGCTGATGGTGTTTATGCCCGTTTACTTTTTGATTATACGTCGTCAGGCCGCGCCGATCTGTGGTTCTAGGTTCGCGATGTCGAACAATACCGTGATTGATAGACGCTTGTTACTTGGCGCTGCGTTGTTTGGCATTGGATGGGGCATTGCGGGTATATGCCCTGGGCCAGCAGTGACGGCACTGGGGAGCGTGGATGTTGGCATAGCGATGTTCATCGCCTCTATGTTACTTGGGCAGCGCATCGCGAATCGCATTCCGCCGTTGCAGCGCGACGTAATGAAACCCGCTAAAGGTAGTGATTAA
- a CDS encoding response regulator — MKVTVTVVLFYEHQEALDTVLEVITPQFDMVHEIDIHHEQHEFIKLLQQHHQCILYIYAIDNPKTAAELKHMLDNHPSLSALNHFPQQAFLICDKVHRELAFQFCMEESFYSYETMRPIYDVGKIRLALARLSNQLVIETELLISTQDKKSMADQICESHQALDTIINELNQQKQAQQSALDQLSAPIFDKLQEIPDQQWRNAFDVLLKHRPDQERQAAEKVLSGQFINPKVEAIKQKSSAVFDKISDAIEKAKPHITQEKETIVVADDQPVMLKILSTILQPNGFNVELASNGVEALLKAKVFYPKVVLLDIDMPIMNGFDTLSAIRKLPALEAVPVIMLTSHNDKQVFEKCLRNGASDYIIKPTNADTLLKKINHYL, encoded by the coding sequence ATGAAAGTCACGGTAACTGTTGTGCTTTTTTACGAACATCAAGAAGCCCTTGATACGGTGCTGGAAGTCATCACGCCTCAGTTTGATATGGTGCATGAAATCGACATTCATCATGAGCAACACGAGTTCATCAAACTGTTACAGCAACATCATCAATGTATCTTGTATATTTATGCCATCGATAATCCTAAGACAGCCGCAGAACTCAAGCATATGCTGGATAACCATCCTTCATTGTCAGCGCTCAATCATTTCCCTCAGCAAGCCTTTCTCATCTGCGACAAAGTACATCGGGAGCTCGCCTTTCAGTTCTGTATGGAAGAGTCCTTCTACAGTTATGAAACCATGCGGCCAATTTATGATGTCGGCAAGATACGATTGGCACTCGCAAGGTTGAGCAACCAACTAGTGATTGAAACTGAGCTTTTGATTAGTACTCAAGACAAGAAGTCAATGGCGGACCAAATTTGCGAAAGCCATCAAGCGCTCGACACCATCATCAATGAGCTAAATCAACAAAAGCAAGCCCAACAAAGCGCGCTTGATCAGCTCTCTGCACCCATTTTTGACAAACTGCAGGAAATTCCCGATCAACAGTGGCGCAATGCGTTTGATGTCTTACTCAAGCATCGTCCAGATCAAGAGCGGCAAGCCGCTGAAAAAGTACTCTCAGGGCAGTTCATCAATCCAAAAGTAGAGGCGATAAAACAGAAAAGTTCAGCCGTGTTCGACAAAATATCTGACGCGATTGAAAAAGCTAAACCACACATCACTCAGGAAAAAGAGACTATTGTCGTGGCAGATGACCAACCCGTTATGCTGAAAATTTTAAGCACGATTTTACAACCCAACGGCTTCAATGTAGAGCTTGCTTCCAATGGTGTCGAAGCATTACTAAAAGCGAAAGTGTTTTATCCTAAAGTGGTGTTGCTGGATATCGATATGCCCATCATGAATGGGTTTGATACGCTATCGGCAATTCGAAAACTGCCCGCTTTGGAAGCGGTACCCGTTATCATGCTGACAAGCCACAATGACAAGCAGGTTTTTGAGAAATGTCTGCGCAATGGGGCTTCTGATTACATCATTAAACCCACCAACGCAGACACATTATTGAAGAAGATTAATCACTACCTTTAG